A region of the Arachis hypogaea cultivar Tifrunner chromosome 15, arahy.Tifrunner.gnm2.J5K5, whole genome shotgun sequence genome:
CTGCTTATTTAATTGCAGAAATTTAAGCACATAATGAGGGAACTCCAAGGAGCTATAATAATTGGTTCGATGTTCCAGTCTCTCTTGGGATTTAGTGGTTTAATGTCTCTTCTACTCAGGTAACAAGAAGTTGCATGTAATATCTTGTATTCACATATCTTCTTTCTTGGGATCAAATAGATAGAAATTTGTATATTTTGTTTCTCTGCTCTTTGTGACCTTgctaaatatttcattgacatgCATGCATTAACAAAAGTATAAAACATAAACTTACATTGGTCGATGAAGTCACCATAAAAGCAATCTTTTATCAAATGTAAGCTAACCTCAATTTCTTGCAGGTTAATAAACCCAATAGTTGTTGCCCCAACTGTTGCCGCCGTAGGCTTAGCTTTCTTCAGCTATGGTTTTCCACAAGCTGGCACTTGTATAGAAATTAGCATTCCACTCATAGCACTGGTTCTGATATTCACTCTGGTGAGTCATGTACCATGTATATAAAAAGCAATCATTCTTAAAGTTACACGGAGACAACACAACCATTATTCTAAGGCTTCCCTTCATGCAATTTTGGActtattttaagtaattttaattGTGTCCAGAAACTGATATTATTTCTTTATGTCTTATTTGAAGTATCTGCGTGGAATATCTATCTTTGGGCGCCACTTGTTTCGAATTTATGCTGTAAGTATTTTTACctaacttttattttattctgtTTAACCAAGTTGTTGACTGTGGCAATCATTTTCTTTCATGTATGCTCACTCTACTTAGTTTATAAGCCCCTTTAATGAGTCTAGATAGTAGTCATTTTGAGACAATGGAGCAtgaatataaacaagaattttgtTGTTATGCTACTTCGGATATAAACACATGAAATAATGCTAAAATTAGTGATCTGGTGGTTACTTTGTATCTCAGATCCTTTGTAACCTTTAACAGTCTTACAACCATTGTGATGGAGAAAAAGAATATTACTCAACAACTCAAGCATAAATTACTTTGGTCAATATTGGTAGAGTCAATTTCTTTTGAAAGATAATCTTGAAGATTCTGATTACTTGATATTTGTTATTTATCTATGATTATATATGTAATTAAGCATAGAATATAGCTAAGTTAAAGAGGAAAAGGGGTCTAGGAGTAGAGAAATAACAAGAGTTTGtgtagttttcaaattttatttaatagttCAGAGTGCTTTTTTCCTTTTGTgaacataattttagtttttaatgtttGCAGGTTCCTCTTAGTGCAATAATAATATGGATATATGCATCCTTTTTAACAGCTGGAGGAGCATACAATTATAAAGGATGTGATCCCAACATACCAAGTTCCAATATTCTGTTGGATGCTTGTAGAAAGCATGCATATACGATGAAGCATTGCAGGACCGATGTCTCCAATGCATTGTCAACCGCAGCATGGGTCAGAATTCCTTACCCTTTACAATGGGGTGTCCCTATTTTCAGTTTTAGGACTTGCATAATCATGATCATAGTGTCACTCGTTGCTTCTGTGGATTCGGTAAGGATATTGTTTTAAGAATCAATTGTGAACAGGTGATGAAACATTGAAACTACAATTTTTACTTTGTAAATGGTTATTCATTTTGCAGGTTGGAACATATCGTACTACTTCTCTGCAAGTTAATTTAAGGTCTCCAACACCAGGAGTCGTGAGCCGAGGAATTGCATTGGAGGGTTTCTGTAGTATATTGGCTGGTATTTGGGGTTCAGGTACTGGATCAACAACTTTGACAGAAAATATGCACACAATTGATATAACAAAGGTGGGGAATCGAAGAGTAGTCGAACTTGGAGCAGCTTTCTTGATCCTGTTTTCATTTATGGGTAAGAAACAAAGTTGGTGACAAATCCATAATGTCAAAATTCTTAACACTTGATTACAAACAAgtcattctcttttattttttgctacATGTCTGAGGTGGATTTTATGACGTCGCAGTTTAAATTTTGGATTCTTAACCCTTTCATTCTATATTGATAAGTCATTTTGATTTTTCTGGTAcacttataaataaatttatctgGTTAGAAAATTGCAACGAGATGAATGTACCAAAAATGCTAAAATGACTCATCAATATGAAATAAAAGGGTATGTCTCAAAGTATGTAGTGGCAGAACAAGGAACATCGATGCTTGTTTATTTCTAAAGACGGATACATGCATACTTGTATTGGATCAAAGTTTGATTCCAGCCATATTAACTGAAAATTTAGATACATTACCACATGAATCGAAATTCCGGATACTTTCTATATACAGGTTGATTATTGTCATTGCATTGACGGAATTAAGTGCTTCCTTTCATTTCTTTGTAGGAAAAGTTGGTGCCCTTCTTGCTTCCATTCCACTGGCCTTGGCTGCTTCTATACTGTGTTTCATGTGGGCTCTTACTGTGGCATTAGGCCTGTTGACATTGCAGTATTGTCAATCAACGAGCTTCAGGAACACAGCAATAGTTGGTGTCTCATTGTTCCTTGGCATGTCCATTCCATCTTATTTTCAACAATATCAACCTGAATCTATCTTGATCCTTCCCAGTTATTTGGTTCCCTACGCAGCTGCATCGAATGGACCGTTCCATTCAGGCTTTAAACAAGTAAGTAGTCACTCACTTGGGCTGCATTGAAGGAAAGGACAATATATTTAGTGTCGATATAGTTTGTAATTGTTAATGGTTTTATTAATAGGAACATGTCATTTTCTTTCAGCTTGATTTTGCAATCAATGCACTTATGTCCATGAACATGGTGGTTACCATGTTGGTAGCATTCATACTGGACAACACTGTACCGGGCAGCCAACAAGAACGAGGGGTGTACGTGTGGTCGCGAGCCGAAGACTTCGCAGCTGATCCCTCGCTGCCATCCGAGTATTCGCTGCCTAAGAAATTTGCATGGTGTTGCTGCGGATTAAAGTGTTTGGGAGTGTAATTCTTGGTAACATTTCCTTCTGAAAAATGGTCAGTATGTCTATTAAGTTTTGTTCTCTTATACTGTTTATACATGGATATGTAATATAGCTTGAAACATTATAGTTATTGTTGTAAAATGGCATAGCTGGACTTAggcattcataattttttattacaaatatttcttttgtttttgtagtTTGGCATTTGATATTTAGACTTATGGGAAAAAAAATGTAGAGTGATTTACATTGACCTTCTATATAAGGTTAGACAACACTATATACATTATACAGGAACCTTTCatttgtaaaaatatatattaattttgtccaATGAACATTATTGGATTAACCGTAAAGAATTTGGTATTGTTGCTAATTTAAAACTGCAGATGATGTGTTATTCTTGGTATGCCAATCTTCAATTAAGGAGCGAAGGCTGTGATTAGGGGTGAGGAATGTGTGTTTAAGCCTTAAGTTTGTCATTGGTGACGTGTCATGTCCCGTTTGCAACCAGTGTTGTATTGCTTCAAGCTCGTATGAAAAGCCATCTGCCGCCACGTGTGGATTCTTCATTACATCCTGAAGTATAGGGCAAAGATAAACACTCGGTACAGCACTTGACCAATCTCTATCTGCACCACTTCCACTCCTCATTACTCTTCGCCCTTCTCTTGCTGCTATCTCATCACCCTTTCTTCTAATCTCTCTCAGCTCCTCCATCACCACTCCAATACTCAACTCTCCCCTCGACATGCACCTCATCCCTAGGCCCGCTATCTCTTTAGCTAGATCCAACGGCCATGCTCCGGCCGTCTCATCAAGAACCCCAACAAATGCTTCTCTATCCGTGTCTACTATCATCGCCTCCTCAACAAGCCCGGCCCAATTTCTTCCTGTTAAAAGGTGTAGCAAAAACACCCCCAAGGCCCGGATATCTGACTCAACGTTACACTCCTCGTCGTTGCACTCATCAAGCCCAAAGCCCGTGATCTTGGCTACATAGTTCCGGTCTAGGAGGACGTTGGATGGGGTCAAGTGACAATGGATAGCGGGCCTTGGTTTAACTGAGTTTAGAAAGCTTAGGCCCGAGCAAACTTCTGTAGCTATTCGTATTCTATCATGCCACTTTAAAGCCCGGTTTCTTCTCCTAGAAAATAGTATGTCTCGTAAGCTTCCGTTGTGCATGTATTCGAATACTACGCATTTGGGCTCGGAGCAAAAGCCCACCATAGCAATCAGATGAGGCTGCCTAATATCACCAAGAATTCTCACCTAAAAAATGCAGGAGAAATTATATTAATACGACCAAAATTAGCCATTAAAATGAGtgctaatataaaatacatattaaaatgtaaatatatgttaaaaataaaataaatcattcgTATATTTATAGTTAATGCATACCTTAGATTGAAAATCTTGgagggacaaagaagaagcaaGCATCTTGATGGCAACGGTGGAATGAGGCATGCGTCCTTTATACACATGGCTCCAATCTCCACCGGACTTGAACCTCAATCTGTCGGAAAAGTTGTCGGTGGCCAGGCGCAGCTCCTCCTCGGAGTACTCCCTGAAAGCACACGCAGCCGCCTCCTCTTGGCTCATGAGCCTTGCGGCCATTCCAATTGCGTCCTTCTGTTTGCAGAACTCGATCCTTCTGTTGAGCACGTCCCTCTGTCTCCTCAGCTCCTCTATCTCCCTCACCATCTCCGCTCTCTCCGCAATCGCTTTCTCCAGCTGCCTCTCCGCACGTGACTTGGCTATCTTGGACACGTGCACCCTCTTTGAGAGCTCGGAATGGAGCTCTGATAGTGACTTGAGcctcctcttcctctcttctaCGTCTATTCGAATCTCCTGCgtttgttctttttcttcctctACTTCCTTCTTAATTTCTTCCCTTGCGCTCACTTCTTCCTTTATTCTTGATTCAACTTCTTCAGcctaattatatatgtataattgttttcttttaatattcacttaaaatgcacaaaaatattatttacgtgtacaaataatatttttgtaaataaataaagagaagcGTTAGAATATATTTTGTgagttataattattaattagttatcaataatatttttaatggtgtgagattttatctaataataaaaaattacttatttttttttgttaattaagtactgatcaaattttaataaaaatactgacAACTTTCTCATTAATAAATATGGCATGATATTGCTTTAGCATTACCCTACTATTGCATAAACATATTGCCCATTCTGCTTTTGTGCGCCTCTCTATTTGATCCTtggcttctttcttcttcatttggATGGTcatttgagcttcattcaatttattttgtAGGATCTCAATTTTTTCTGTAGCACTCTGAGTGGGTAGCAAAGTTATTAGGCCAAtatttttgcattaaaaaaatgcaaaaaaaaaagggaggcAATATTTTCCATAAACAAATGGGCCGGGCCATGTGAAGCAAGTAAAGCAGAAAGAGAACAAAAGCATATACAACATTcaaacatataaataaaaaaacagtaTATGACTGCGCCATAAAGTCTCTATGTTTATCATTGAAGAGCCTTTTGGGTCCCAAAGGATGCATGAAAAGCTAAGCAAGGTTGTATTAAGAATTTAGGATATAAGATTGAGATTTGAAAAATAGACTACAGTTGACATTTCATGTAACCCAAACATTACTTTACAGTTTTAAAATAACAAACGGAAATGTTCccatcaatatttaatatataaaataataattagattCAAACTGAAAGATTTTTAGTAAGAAAAATGACCATTGGAATGACATGGCTTGTAGACTTTCTTTTCAatattcattattatttatttataatttaatatttgtttcTCTGTTATTAGATAGAATATACatctcatttaaaaaaaaattacacgcGCTATCCAATAATAAATGAAATATGTATCCTTCAACCTGATAAGATCAAAACAAACACAAATAATATATAATCCTTCActtaaaatatttctaccttcaccaaatataaagataaaaaatactgaacagtgaaaaaaaaaacaccaacaaTATTCCAACAACTCCACAATAAGAAACAAGGCAAAACACAACAAATCAGATAAAATATTTAGCAATTGATGATGAAGGACCacatattttttgaaagaaaaagataaaaatgtgAAATTGATTGATTACCGTATTAGAAGAAGAATTGTTCTGTTCAATAATGACGCCTGTCTCAATTGGACCAATCTGTGATGAACCATCATTTTCTTGCACACAGCTTCTCTCATCCAAATTGGAGTATGACATCAACAATTCTTGATAGTAATTATCAATTTCTCGAAGATAAAATTCCCATTGGTTCTGGGTAACTGCTGATGACTCAAGATTTTTTGAAGTTGATGCGTttgatttgttattattattattattattattattattattattattattattattatcgttgAACATTATTTTCTCAAGCCAATCTTTGAAGGTTACCTTGTCTTTTAACCTTGCAACCGTGACACCATTTTCATCCTCCATgattttctcttcattttttgaTCTCAGGAACACTTGTTCTCCACCACAAACTATGAACAATTCACAGAATGATGGTTTGTGCTGGTGAACATAGAACAATCCACTTATGGCACTTCTTGATTTCCTAAACCACAcagaaaattcaaaatattaagaACAAATCTAATGGATTTAATTTTATCTAACTTGTATTAAATTTGACccaaacactaataaaaatattggcataataataataataataataataataataaatcttattttaattttatttattattttatcttttttttataaaaaaattgcatgccatttaataaaaagataagtattacaaattttatttctagaagaaaaaaataaaatagtaaataaaaataaaataaaaatttaataaataataataataaattaattaataaattataattagttttaagTTGAAGTAAAATTCCTATTTGAGAGAATAAAACTAATTAGACTAAAACATGAtttaatgagagagagagagagagagagagagagagagagagagagagagagagagagagagagagagagagagagagagagagaatatttaatggaaattaaaaaaattggaaatgATTAAATGAAAGATTACAAGGAGGGCTTCATGAATGAAAAGCCAATGACCAATTTGGTAATTCCAAGGCTAAAGATCAAATCTAGGATGCGCTTTTGGATAGGTTCATCAACTTTCTCAACTTGAAGAATTTCTGCCGGcacctaaaaatatatttttaaaaaatattagaaaatttgAGAGCAATTGAGTTATGTTTATGTATTCAATAATTCaagtactattttttttttccacaCACAAACCTTGGCTTTATCACAATAAGCAATATACTTGGAAAAGAGCTTCTTGATTTTATCTTCTTCATACTTCTTTAGAACTTCAAGCTTCTCTTCATTCACAGATCTTGCTGGAAGTTTCCCAACTGCAAATTAAACAGAATCATCACAAAATTTAAGAGAATCCCACTTGAAATACagagaaaactaaagaaaagaaaagaaaaaatttcaagGAAAAAAGCTCAAAATAACTTACATGGTGTAGAAACATAATCATTGGAGAAGTTGTGAGCAACATGGAGAATAACAATAGAAATTGGATGAGAATTATTATTGTTCCAATTCTTGAGAACCCAATTCAAAACCTTGAATCCATCTTGCACATcaattccaacaccaacataGACTTTTTCCCTCTGAATTTCATCCATTTGTTGATTGTAATTACCAACttaatcaagaagaagaagaagaaaagaagttgCAGCTAACAACTTAACCCAACATGCTACTAATTAATTAAGCTAAGATTCTAGACTCTAATAACATATGACTATGTTAATATTTGAGTATGAAAGTATGCATATGAGTGTAAAGGAAAACAAAGAAAAGGGTTGGCATATACATCATCAATTTCGAAGCTAAGATTTCATTTGTTATGAAATTTTCTTTGGTTTAAAACTCATATATATTACATTAATGCTTAGTTTTTTATATATAAGGAATTTTCCAAGCGAAGAGATGAAGGAGACGGCCAACTTTGGACTTTTGTATATGGCATGTCATGTTtggaaattttaattaattaattaattaatttggtagGTCCCTTTATCAATTATCATCATCTCTGCCATTTGTATATTTCATCAGTCATCATTTCCATGGCTTTTGACAAGAATCTACTTTTGTTTTCCTCTCTCTTTTGGATTATAAACTAAAAGTTGCAGTGTGAACTTACTAGCTCCATATTTAAGACTTTATTGATTATCATTTGGTTATTTTGTTGTCTCATGAAATTAaccaaaaaagtaaaaataaaaaagttgtgtTTAAAAGTGTTTGTTTAGACGCtattaaatcgataaaaaatatctcttttaattaaaaaatatttttaatttatttgacaaatttttaatagtaaaaataaaattattagaaaaataaaaaaattatctttttaaaaaaattacaatttacatatttttttaaaaggtttttttcttaaaaataaaatatttttcacataataaataaatacaaaagtatttttattttattttatctaaatataattgataaataaaaaaatctttatatgaaatatccaaacataaacATTAAACAAGATCTAACTCAAAAGTGTTCAAGTTACggcaaaaataaaaatgattaacaaCCCATTTATACTTGCATTTTGGAGATACGATTCAAGATGCAGAAATATCATTCTGTAAAGACGAGATATGTGTACAAAGATCTCGTTCTTTCTACAGCCAAGATATATAAGACAAgagaaaaacatatttttttggaTCATGTCTATATCATAAATattatacttattttatttatttaaaaattaaaaaaatagaaagcgAAAATATGATATTAATACACTTAAAATCGTTATAAAATAAAAGGTAGTTATAATTAATTGTTAGATTATAATagttgaaaaattaataaattattggttaaataatatttctctttcagTTTTACGTGTCTTGCGTGCCTAATGAAAGTGCAAGTTTCGTTTTAAGGGTCTAAATGCACTTATGTGTTTTTGGGTGCTTGTTAGTTGTTACCAATGAAACAAAGCCCAACCGTAGAGCCTATTTTTATAAAAgggccttctctctctctctctttttttttttcaatcaaatacaagagtgtcaaaaacgggtaGAATCTGTTGCTTTCGGATCGACCCGCTGAACCCACCGAAAGAGTCGGTCAGATTAGGAGTCGGTGAAATTCAAAAAATCCACCAAATTCGCAGGTTTTTGTAGGTTGGGTGGATCGGCTCGTGTGACCAAAggttattttatctttcttttaataaaaaaattattagtactacaaaaattaaaaattatataattttaaaatatatttttttattcttctttttgttattaattttatttattttattttattttatattttcatatatatattcaaattatgtgaattatttcttaaaataaagataattttattgattgGTATTGTCTTAAACaattctattaaaattaaaattttaagagaatagtaaaaaaattatatagtaatttaattattttttattattattttacatcaatttcagttaattttattaattttttattaaaattttgtttgaacAAGCTTCTAATCTACTAATccgctataaaaataaaataggctaACACTTTAAATTCATTTCATTTGGTAGCGAGACTTTAGTAGGATGAGGCAGAACGAGACGACTCTCTACTTTGTCACCCTTAATTAGACTGAAAATCtagattaatttaatataatatttttatttcgtTGATAATTTGTTTTTTAACTTAACCTTTAATAAAAGTGAcacattgacaaaaaaaaataaaataaaaacagtatATTCCGTTGACATTTGATTCATTAAAAATATTTGGTAttggagaaataaaaaaaactccGATTATACTTTAGGATCTAGGTAAAAGGTAATTGTTAAGAGGAGAAATATATGGTAAAGATGTTGTTTTAAAGATGTGCTTACGTGGCAAAATTTAGACCACTCATTCTAAAACTACACTTTTAACTTAAAACCGTAACTCTTCACatagaaaagcgtcacctaatggaaaaaagtaaattagaagatttaagagaagaaataattaaattatcaaaactaatagatcaaaaattaatgattttaaccaatgttaattgtaatgacactgaattcttaaaatcaatacaaaatgatttttctcaaaatctttattttactataagttttattgaaggacttcaaaaacctgaaaaaacttatttttcacatggaatttctaaaaaatgctaccatggaaatgattccccacatcttcatcatacttttaacccacaattaaattctatagtagatatgcttgaagaaatattagtatccataaaatttcaaagaaataaggaaaaagagaatcccaaagaagaaaaatttcaaaatataatcagcATAATagacttaaaagtaaaaccaccattgaaattatgaatattgaagaaaaattagaagaagttacaatgctttttaaacaattaaaaatggctcaagaaaataatattatggaacgtggttttcaaatagaagaagaattagtaaattctgaaaacatagaaaatgaagaacacattctagattattcaagtgacgaagaaccagcaattccaatacaagtaaaaaatgaagctggaacatctaaggataatcaatctcaatgggaaacaagttttgataattatgcctttaaaaaagggtttataaataaagattcaaaatacacaaaaataccatcaaaatacgttcctaaaatccaggaaatggaaggagaaagaatgctcgacttagactgtaaaaagaatgaaaaagaaattttcgaaaattggttgaattcctttttattagaagcttttactaatccaaagcttagtgaattatctggaagagatatttggaattacatagggtttcatactaaaggaactataagagattatatgacatcaatagaaaaccaaataatagaagatttagcaacaaaaacaacagcttacgataagatattatatataatgatgattctatataaagaattttttggaaaaaatattttagatcatagacaagaagtctataataaagaatatcaagaagcaaaaaaccatctagctaatattcagatatatgatctatgtaatgtagagtcttatatatgtgaatatagaatacattattacaagttaaaagaagaagataaaaatcattatcttagtatgtatataacaaaacttccatatcctgctaatgaatttataatgggaagatttataagagaaataaatagaggaacaattgaaaataattttggtggagcaacctctgcaataagagaggaaataaatgaacgttgtatgcaagaagcaactcaaaaaagatttgcaaatataattagaatttgctatcaggataatgaagagatacctcaaaaatatggtcttaataaaaattttcaaagaaaaagaaaatatcaatttagaagaagaaaatactatccaaaatggagaaaaaagagatattttaggaaagaaaataacaataaaaacaaaagacaaagaaataactattgcccgaataaaaaagaaaattgtaaatgttggtattgccaagaagaaggacactacgcaaatgaatgcccaaaaaagaataataaaaaggatcttactaaacaaatagaaattgctaagtcttgtttcatggaaccattagaagaatctgatgataacttagactatatttttgaatatgtctcagaaacagactcagagactgagtaataatgctacatttattactataaaaataacagaaaaatttataaatgctttcatagattctggagcaacacaatgctttgctaattcaaatataaaacttgattggaaaaaattaaagaaaccattaagagttagaatagctgacaaatcaatacataaaattgaccaaaaagcagagatggttgaaatttttattcaaaattataggttcattgttccatctatatatatgttagattctggaatggattttatcataggaaataactttttaaagctatatcatccattcattcaagaattaacatatatagttttaaaagctccacaggattcttcaataaatcaaaaatcaaaacgtataaaaataccaactactactatagataagatcttaaaatttaaaatattttatatattagaaacatgttatttaaatctatactttcagataaatattccaaaaaataatcttgaaataaagatagaagaacttttggatgaaatttgtgctgaaaatcctttagatattaaaaatacaaataacgaattagtaagcattaaattaaaagatcccacaaaagagataaatgttccaaataaaattccttattccgcaagagatagagaagaattCTCACtagaatgtaaagatcttttggaaaaaggaattataagattaagtaaaagtcctcatgcggctccagctttttacgttgaaaacaataatgaaattaaaaggggaaaacgaagaatggtaataaactataagaaaatgaatgaagcaactattggtgatgctcataaacttccaagaaaagattctattttagaacaaatcaaaggagcaacttggttttcatctcttgatgcaaaatcaggatattggcaacttcgtttagacgaagaaacaaagaaattaactgcttttacttgcccaacaaaagaatcaacaagtgtgttgctctatgaatggaatgtattaccattcggattgaaataagccccaggtatttatcaaagatttatggaagaaaatctaaaggaattaaattaatttattttagtgtacattgatgatatactaatttttacaaaacaggataaagaagatcatcttcaaaaattattaatagttttagaaagatgtaaagaaaaaggattagttattagcaaaaagaaagcaagaatagcaaaacaagaaatagagtttcttggattaattttatccactcaaggaaagctaaaacttcaaccaaatgttctagaaaaagtaaacttatttcctaataaaatagaagatagaaaacaattacaaagatttttagggtgtataaactatatttctgatcaaggattcttaaagaatataacagaatatactaaaagcttatttccaaaaataagtactaaaaaagaatggaaatgggatgaaaaagatagtatgcaaattcaaagaattaaagaattatgtgaaaaacttccagaactttatattccagaagaaaatgactacttaatagtagaaacagatgcctcagacataacctggtcaggatgtctaaaagctaagaaagctataaaaagcttggaacaagaaaaagaatcactagattctaaatatcccccaaaggaattactttgcaggtatatttcaggaacttttactccaacagaacagagatataccactgatgaaaag
Encoded here:
- the LOC112747336 gene encoding putative U-box domain-containing protein 50 → MDEIQREKVYVGVGIDVQDGFKVLNWVLKNWNNNNSHPISIVILHVAHNFSNDYVSTPFGKLPARSVNEEKLEVLKKYEEDKIKKLFSKYIAYCDKAKVPAEILQVEKVDEPIQKRILDLIFSLGITKLVIGFSFMKPSLKSRSAISGLFYVHQHKPSFCELFIVCGGEQVFLRSKNEEKIMEDENGVTVARLKDKVTFKDWLEKIMFNDNNNNNNNNNNNNNNNNKSNASTSKNLESSAVTQNQWEFYLREIDNYYQELLMSYSNLDERSCVQENDGSSQIGPIETGVIIEQNNSSSNTSATEKIEILQNKLNEAQMTIQMKKKEAKDQIERRTKAEWAICLCNSRAEEVESRIKEEVSAREEIKKEVEEEKEQTQEIRIDVEERKRRLKSLSELHSELSKRVHVSKIAKSRAERQLEKAIAERAEMVREIEELRRQRDVLNRRIEFCKQKDAIGMAARLMSQEEAAACAFREYSEEELRLATDNFSDRLRFKSGGDWSHVYKGRMPHSTVAIKMLASSLSLQDFQSKVRILGDIRQPHLIAMVGFCSEPKCVVFEYMHNGSLRDILFSRRRNRALKWHDRIRIATEVCSGLSFLNSVKPRPAIHCHLTPSNVLLDRNYVAKITGFGLDECNDEECNVESDIRALGVFLLHLLTGRNWAGLVEEAMIVDTDREAFVGVLDETAGAWPLDLAKEIAGLGMRCMSRGELSIGVVMEELREIRRKGDEIAAREGRRVMRSGSGADRDWSSAVPSVYLCPILQDVMKNPHVAADGFSYELEAIQHWLQTGHDTSPMTNLRLKHTFLTPNHSLRSLIEDWHTKNNTSSAVLN